In Halogeometricum sp. S1BR25-6, a single genomic region encodes these proteins:
- a CDS encoding glycoside hydrolase family 13 protein, which yields MDDASGDGAAERLPNGEERRWWKEAVVYQIYPRSFNDSDGDGVGDIPGITERVDHLDDLGVDVVWLNPVYESPQADNGYDIADYRAIDSEYGTMADWEDLRDALHDRDIRLIMDLVVNHTSDEHEWFRNALESTDAEYRDYYIWREGRDAAEADREYELGPADEAPPNDWESFFGGPAWEYHEGTGEWYLHLFDRKQPDLNWENPAVRDDVFEMMNWWIEKSIDGFRMDVINLISKPDGLPDTDPEAGIRTIDRAANGPRVHEYLDEMRDRVLDRGLLTVGEMIGDPLPLDHARRYVSPDEDGDGLSMLFHFEHVLIDRGDRIWETSDWDLTDLKAVFDRWQDAFAEEGWNSLYLNNHDQPRMVSRFGDDGEYRRESAKLLGTLLHTLRGTPYVYQGEELGMTNYPFDSLDDFRDVETLNPVRSALDSGEVASFGAVRDALRANSRDNARTPMQWSDDEHAGFSESEPWIGVNPNYPEVNAAAERDDEGSVYEYYRRLVEFRGENDVVVYGDYHPFVQDHERVWAYTRTLGEKRLFVALNFAGRETTVEIPVEADEATLALSNYDGGGRAVSELLAGEFRLRPWEARVYRLA from the coding sequence ATGGACGACGCGAGCGGAGACGGCGCGGCCGAGCGCCTGCCGAACGGCGAGGAGCGGCGGTGGTGGAAGGAGGCGGTCGTCTACCAGATCTATCCGCGGAGCTTCAACGACTCCGACGGAGACGGAGTCGGCGACATCCCCGGCATCACCGAACGGGTCGACCACCTCGACGACCTGGGGGTGGACGTGGTGTGGCTCAACCCCGTCTACGAGTCGCCGCAGGCCGACAACGGCTACGACATCGCCGACTACCGCGCTATCGACTCCGAGTACGGCACGATGGCCGACTGGGAGGACCTCCGCGACGCCCTCCACGACCGGGACATCCGTCTCATCATGGACCTCGTGGTGAACCACACCTCCGACGAGCACGAGTGGTTTCGGAACGCGCTCGAATCGACGGACGCCGAGTACCGCGACTACTACATCTGGCGCGAGGGGCGCGACGCCGCCGAGGCGGACCGCGAGTACGAACTCGGCCCCGCGGACGAGGCGCCGCCGAACGACTGGGAGTCGTTCTTCGGCGGTCCGGCGTGGGAGTACCACGAGGGCACCGGCGAGTGGTACCTCCACCTGTTCGACCGCAAGCAACCGGACCTGAACTGGGAGAACCCGGCCGTCCGCGACGACGTCTTCGAGATGATGAACTGGTGGATAGAGAAGAGCATCGACGGCTTCCGGATGGACGTCATCAACCTCATTTCCAAGCCCGACGGCCTGCCGGACACCGACCCCGAGGCGGGGATTCGGACCATCGACCGCGCGGCGAACGGGCCGCGCGTCCACGAGTACCTCGACGAGATGCGCGACCGCGTCCTCGACCGCGGGCTTCTCACCGTCGGCGAGATGATCGGCGACCCGCTTCCGCTGGACCACGCGCGCCGCTACGTCTCGCCCGACGAGGACGGCGACGGCCTCTCGATGCTGTTTCACTTCGAGCACGTGCTCATCGACCGGGGCGACCGCATCTGGGAGACGAGCGATTGGGACCTCACCGACCTGAAGGCCGTCTTCGACCGCTGGCAGGACGCCTTCGCCGAGGAGGGATGGAACTCGCTGTACCTGAACAACCACGACCAACCGCGGATGGTCTCTCGCTTCGGCGACGACGGGGAGTATCGTCGGGAGTCGGCGAAACTGCTCGGTACTCTGCTCCACACGCTCCGCGGGACGCCGTACGTCTACCAGGGCGAGGAGTTGGGGATGACCAACTACCCCTTCGACTCGCTCGACGACTTCCGCGACGTGGAGACGCTCAACCCCGTCCGAAGCGCCCTCGACAGCGGCGAGGTGGCGTCGTTCGGCGCGGTTCGCGACGCCCTCCGTGCCAACAGTCGGGACAACGCCCGGACGCCGATGCAGTGGTCCGACGACGAGCACGCCGGATTCTCCGAGTCGGAACCCTGGATCGGCGTCAACCCGAACTACCCCGAGGTGAACGCCGCGGCCGAACGCGACGACGAGGGGTCGGTGTACGAGTACTACCGGCGTCTCGTCGAGTTCCGCGGCGAGAACGACGTGGTGGTCTACGGCGACTACCACCCGTTCGTGCAGGACCACGAACGGGTGTGGGCGTACACGCGAACGCTGGGCGAGAAGCGACTGTTCGTCGCGCTCAACTTCGCGGGCCGGGAGACCACCGTCGAAATCCCCGTCGAGGCCGACGAGGCGACGCTGGCGCTGTCGAACTACGACGGCGGCGGGCGGGCGGTCTCGGAACTGCTCGCCGGCGAGTTCCGCCTCCGGCCGTGGGAGGCGCGGGTGTACCGACTCGCGTGA
- the hisF gene encoding imidazole glycerol phosphate synthase subunit HisF: MLTKRIIPCIDVDLDDDGNPAVYTGVNFEDLKHTGDPVEMAKRYNEAGADEFVFLDITASAEGRATMLDTVSRVADEVFIPLTVGGGIRTREDIKETLRAGADKVSINTAALRNPDLVNEGARAFGSQCIVISVDARRRYDEAGEHYVEVDGESCWFECTVKGGREGTDVDVVEWAAEAESRGAGELFVNSIDADGTKDGYDIPLTKAVCDEVSTPVIASSGCGGPEDMYEVFTEANADAGLAASIFHFDEYSIRDVKEYLDERDVPVRL, encoded by the coding sequence ATGCTCACGAAGCGTATCATCCCCTGTATCGACGTCGACCTAGACGACGACGGGAACCCCGCCGTCTACACCGGCGTCAACTTCGAGGACCTGAAGCACACCGGCGACCCGGTGGAGATGGCCAAGCGGTACAACGAGGCGGGCGCCGACGAGTTCGTCTTCCTCGACATCACCGCCTCCGCAGAGGGGCGCGCGACGATGCTCGACACCGTCTCGCGCGTCGCGGACGAAGTGTTCATCCCGCTGACCGTCGGCGGCGGCATCCGCACCCGCGAGGACATCAAAGAGACCCTCCGTGCGGGGGCCGACAAGGTGTCCATCAACACCGCGGCGCTCCGGAACCCCGACCTGGTGAACGAGGGCGCGCGGGCGTTCGGGTCGCAGTGCATCGTCATCTCGGTGGACGCCCGGCGGCGCTACGACGAGGCCGGCGAGCACTACGTCGAGGTGGACGGCGAGTCCTGCTGGTTCGAGTGCACCGTCAAGGGCGGTCGCGAGGGGACGGACGTCGACGTGGTCGAGTGGGCCGCGGAGGCAGAGTCCCGCGGCGCGGGCGAACTGTTCGTCAACTCCATCGACGCCGACGGGACGAAGGACGGCTACGACATTCCGCTCACCAAAGCCGTCTGCGACGAGGTGTCGACGCCGGTCATCGCCTCCTCGGGGTGCGGGGGGCCGGAGGACATGTACGAGGTGTTCACCGAGGCGAACGCCGACGCCGGCCTCGCAGCCTCCATCTTCCACTTCGACGAGTACTCTATCCGCGACGTGAAGGAGTATCTCGACGAACGCGACGTCCCCGTCCGACTCTGA
- a CDS encoding DUF1684 domain-containing protein has product MSSFDTDAWRDALLTSREHKDEYFARDPNSPIPADQRETFDGLSYFDPEESYRVVVELDEYEDKETITVETTTEGERDYLVWGSFAFEIAGTDVTLDAYRSDPEENRLWVPFRDETSGEETYGAGRYLDLEDPDDREDDAWVLDFNAAYNPFCAYSDRYECPLVPAENWLDVPIRAGEKTYRPD; this is encoded by the coding sequence GTGAGCTCCTTCGACACCGACGCGTGGCGCGACGCGCTACTGACGAGCCGCGAGCACAAAGACGAGTACTTCGCCCGCGACCCGAACTCGCCGATTCCGGCTGACCAGCGCGAGACGTTCGACGGTCTCTCGTACTTCGACCCCGAGGAGTCGTACCGCGTCGTCGTCGAACTGGACGAGTACGAGGACAAAGAGACCATCACCGTCGAGACGACGACCGAGGGCGAACGCGACTACCTCGTCTGGGGGTCGTTCGCGTTCGAGATAGCGGGAACGGACGTGACGCTCGACGCCTACCGTTCGGACCCCGAAGAGAACCGCCTGTGGGTGCCGTTCCGCGACGAAACCAGCGGCGAGGAGACGTACGGCGCGGGGCGCTATCTCGACTTGGAGGACCCGGACGACCGGGAGGACGACGCGTGGGTACTCGACTTCAACGCGGCGTACAACCCGTTCTGCGCCTACAGCGACCGCTACGAGTGTCCGTTGGTTCCGGCGGAGAACTGGCTCGACGTGCCGATTCGCGCCGGCGAAAAGACGTATCGGCCGGACTGA
- a CDS encoding DNA-directed RNA polymerase subunit L, translated as MELRVINKTDEELRLEIAGEDHTFMNVIKGALLETPGVAAATYDMNPEQSGGQTDPILSVRTEPGTDPLDALGDASRRVQDLSADFTNEFEAAL; from the coding sequence ATGGAACTGCGGGTCATCAACAAGACGGACGAGGAACTCCGCCTCGAAATCGCGGGCGAGGACCACACCTTCATGAACGTCATCAAGGGCGCCCTGCTGGAGACGCCGGGCGTCGCCGCGGCGACGTACGACATGAACCCCGAGCAGTCGGGCGGTCAGACCGACCCCATCCTCTCGGTGCGGACCGAACCGGGTACGGACCCGCTGGACGCCCTCGGGGACGCCTCCCGGCGCGTGCAGGACCTCTCGGCGGACTTCACGAACGAGTTCGAAGCCGCGCTGTAG
- a CDS encoding alpha/beta fold hydrolase: MSRHSEWTERQDSTTVAVDGHDLDVAFYDEGSGDPVVLLHGIPTWSFLWRDVVPGLEDERRVIVPDMVGYGNSSMADGFDRSIRAQEEMIDGLLDELGVETVSFVGHDLGGGVGLRYASHRPDAVDELVLSNAVAYDSWPIEAVNDIGLPSTVEENDVEDLQEMLDGLYRKTLFDDDPSEEFVEGMKSQWRSEQGAVSLSRNAVATNTNHTTELDYDDITAETLLLWGADDEFQPVSYAERLRDDLRSAEVRGLDDARHWVMQDRPDAYREELRSFLLG; encoded by the coding sequence ATGTCACGACACAGCGAGTGGACGGAGCGACAGGACTCGACGACCGTCGCCGTCGACGGACACGACCTCGACGTCGCCTTCTACGACGAGGGGTCGGGCGACCCCGTCGTGCTCCTGCACGGGATTCCGACGTGGTCGTTCCTCTGGCGCGACGTCGTCCCCGGTCTCGAAGACGAGCGCAGAGTGATCGTTCCCGACATGGTCGGCTACGGCAACTCGTCGATGGCCGACGGCTTCGACCGGTCGATCCGAGCGCAGGAGGAGATGATCGACGGCCTGCTCGACGAACTCGGGGTCGAGACGGTCTCGTTCGTCGGGCACGACCTCGGCGGCGGCGTCGGTCTCCGGTACGCGTCGCACCGACCGGACGCCGTCGACGAACTCGTTCTCTCGAACGCCGTCGCGTACGACTCCTGGCCCATCGAGGCCGTCAACGACATCGGCCTCCCGTCGACGGTCGAGGAGAACGACGTCGAGGACCTACAGGAGATGCTCGACGGTCTGTACCGGAAGACGCTCTTCGACGACGACCCGAGCGAGGAGTTCGTGGAGGGGATGAAATCCCAGTGGCGGTCCGAGCAGGGGGCGGTCTCCCTGAGCCGAAACGCCGTCGCGACGAACACGAACCACACGACCGAACTCGACTACGATGACATCACCGCCGAGACGCTCCTGCTCTGGGGCGCGGACGACGAGTTCCAACCCGTCTCGTACGCCGAACGGTTGCGGGACGACCTGCGCAGCGCCGAGGTACGAGGACTCGACGACGCGAGACACTGGGTGATGCAGGACCGCCCGGACGCCTATCGCGAGGAGTTGCGGTCGTTCCTCCTCGGATAA
- a CDS encoding MBL fold metallo-hydrolase, which translates to MDLRRIRLGNTVFEGRNNAYLLPGEETTLVDVGASLDEIRADLDAGLAEADLDVTDVDQILLTHWHADHSGLAGELQAESGAVVRAHEADAPLVAGEESAVSAERDLRQRRFEEWGLPEAKRAELADYLDTHEDLAGDPADVVTMTDGDRIPAGDGELEVVHLPGHAAGLVAFAFDADGDGRQNGGREQAFVGDAILPKYTPNVGGADLRVERPLETYVDSLRTLVDRDLSRALPGHRDPIEDPSARARTILDHHRDRTRRVVDVLDEHGPLDAWTVSARLFGELENIHILHGPGEAWAHLDHLVHADVVERDDRAYRLVESDPDVSALFPE; encoded by the coding sequence ATGGACCTCCGTCGCATCCGACTCGGGAACACGGTGTTCGAGGGGCGGAACAACGCGTACCTCCTGCCCGGCGAGGAAACGACGCTCGTGGACGTCGGCGCCTCACTCGACGAGATTCGGGCCGATTTGGACGCCGGCCTCGCCGAGGCGGATTTGGACGTCACCGACGTCGACCAGATACTGCTCACCCACTGGCACGCCGACCACTCGGGCCTCGCGGGCGAACTTCAGGCCGAAAGCGGCGCCGTCGTCCGAGCGCACGAGGCGGACGCCCCCCTCGTCGCGGGCGAGGAATCCGCGGTCTCGGCCGAACGCGACCTGCGGCAACGGCGGTTCGAGGAGTGGGGACTTCCCGAGGCCAAACGCGCGGAGTTGGCGGACTACCTCGACACGCACGAGGATTTGGCGGGCGACCCGGCGGACGTAGTCACGATGACCGACGGCGACCGCATCCCCGCCGGCGACGGCGAACTCGAAGTCGTCCACCTGCCCGGCCACGCCGCCGGTCTGGTCGCGTTCGCGTTCGACGCGGACGGCGATGGAAGGCAGAACGGAGGGCGCGAACAGGCGTTCGTCGGCGACGCCATCCTCCCGAAGTACACGCCGAACGTCGGGGGCGCGGACCTCCGCGTCGAGCGACCCCTCGAAACGTACGTCGACAGCCTCCGCACCCTCGTCGACCGGGACCTCTCGCGCGCCCTCCCCGGCCACCGCGACCCCATCGAGGACCCCTCCGCCCGCGCGCGGACCATCCTCGACCACCACCGCGACCGGACTCGGCGCGTCGTGGACGTCCTGGACGAACACGGACCGCTCGACGCGTGGACGGTCAGCGCCCGCCTGTTCGGCGAGTTGGAGAACATCCACATCCTGCACGGTCCCGGCGAGGCGTGGGCGCACCTCGACCATCTCGTCCACGCGGACGTCGTCGAACGGGACGACCGCGCGTACCGACTGGTCGAGTCCGACCCCGACGTCTCGGCGCTGTTCCCCGAGTAA
- a CDS encoding DnaJ domain-containing protein — MENFYDLLGVSEDAAPADVKRAWRGKAREYHPDVNDDARAGVQFKTLRAAYEVLSDETKRAAYDRMGHERYVAERLDGLPTAGMDRREDGAGANGDGRWRKRADAAGGQSAGRSASTASASSAGRTRSSGANAGTGTAGRTRGTGRSRTESTRRSRSAGATDASRTDSARSANRSARTGSASTAGSGGESAGSAAHSASATAAPRSLWYAWTASLLAGVVYLGGLAVYLRANVAALSSFAASLEASPAATLLGDVGLVAPGAFALGAVGSAPGPALAFPAGAALLAAVFVAFAARFRHGTAGLSLYLYPVGALAPLASFALGPVVAAPAAGLTVALVVAVPVLTVTVFLADVGRTLFGSE; from the coding sequence ATGGAGAACTTCTACGACCTGCTGGGGGTCTCCGAGGACGCCGCCCCGGCCGACGTCAAGCGGGCGTGGCGCGGGAAGGCCCGGGAGTACCACCCGGACGTGAACGACGACGCCCGGGCGGGCGTGCAGTTCAAGACGCTCCGCGCCGCCTACGAGGTGCTCTCCGACGAGACGAAGCGCGCGGCGTATGACCGGATGGGCCACGAGCGGTACGTGGCCGAGCGACTCGACGGCCTCCCGACGGCCGGCATGGACCGCCGGGAGGACGGCGCCGGCGCCAACGGTGACGGGCGGTGGCGGAAGCGCGCCGACGCGGCCGGCGGTCAGTCCGCCGGCCGGTCCGCGTCGACGGCGTCCGCCTCCTCGGCGGGCCGCACCCGGTCTTCCGGGGCGAACGCGGGCACCGGAACCGCCGGCCGAACTCGCGGCACCGGCCGGTCGCGAACCGAGTCGACGCGCCGGTCGCGTTCGGCCGGGGCGACCGACGCCTCGCGGACGGACTCTGCCCGGTCCGCGAACCGTTCGGCTCGCACGGGGTCGGCGTCGACTGCCGGGTCCGGCGGTGAGTCCGCCGGGTCGGCCGCTCACTCGGCGTCCGCCACCGCCGCACCCCGGTCGCTGTGGTACGCGTGGACCGCCTCGCTCCTCGCGGGCGTCGTCTACCTCGGCGGCCTCGCGGTCTACCTCCGTGCGAACGTCGCCGCGCTGTCGTCGTTCGCCGCGTCCCTCGAAGCGTCGCCCGCCGCGACGCTCCTCGGCGACGTCGGCCTCGTCGCTCCCGGCGCGTTCGCCCTCGGCGCCGTCGGGTCCGCGCCGGGTCCGGCGCTCGCCTTTCCCGCCGGCGCGGCGCTCCTCGCGGCCGTCTTCGTCGCCTTCGCCGCCCGGTTCCGTCACGGGACGGCCGGCCTCTCGCTGTATCTCTACCCGGTGGGGGCGCTGGCGCCGCTCGCGTCGTTCGCGCTCGGCCCCGTCGTCGCCGCGCCGGCCGCGGGTCTCACGGTCGCCCTCGTCGTCGCCGTCCCGGTGCTCACGGTGACGGTGTTCCTCGCCGACGTGGGGCGGACGCTGTTCGGGTCGGAGTAG